GAGATGCGGCTCAATTGAACAGTCAGCGGTTCGACGTATATCTCGCAGAACGATCCCATCCGGATCCGACTCGATAAGCCGTATCACTGCTACGACAGCAAGGAAGCTCTCGTATGAACAGCAGCGCTATGCCCAGACCCGAATCGCAGACCGACCCGACAGCCTCACCCGATCCCGCCGCGTACCTGGCCGAGGCTGTGCGCATCGCGGTCGAGAACGTGCGCAACGAGGGCGGGCCCTTCGGCGCCGTGGTCGTCACGGCCGACGGTCAGGTCTTCGAGGGCGTGAACCGGGTCACCGCCGATCTCGATCCCTCGGCGCACGCCGAGGTCACGGCGATTCGCAACGCGTGCCGAGGGCTCGGCACGTTCGACCTGTCGGGAGCCACGCTCTACACGAGCTGCGAGCCCTGCCCGATGTGCCT
The window above is part of the Microbacterium sp. nov. GSS16 genome. Proteins encoded here:
- a CDS encoding nucleoside deaminase, with the protein product MPRPESQTDPTASPDPAAYLAEAVRIAVENVRNEGGPFGAVVVTADGQVFEGVNRVTADLDPSAHAEVTAIRNACRGLGTFDLSGATLYTSCEPCPMCLATSLWARIDRVYFAADRHDAADAGFDDAAFYRYFEGDDADRAVMPVTDIALPPEQRVAPFTEWAGTPTRIEY